One genomic region from Carassius auratus strain Wakin unplaced genomic scaffold, ASM336829v1 scaf_tig00217246, whole genome shotgun sequence encodes:
- the LOC113100318 gene encoding telomere repeats-binding bouquet formation protein 1-like isoform X2: protein MEATKTDLRLLLECLKYQMKWPGSQKQALLTIISICKQNGQYVEFFREIGGITFIYNLSKSSTFSQVKETALFTLASLAELHESVKQSLCREETFCDLAQHLEQKMPLTEKRVAVYMLSVLVSNNRCGQTLAKTSRCIETLLNLFRHNFPDPNASYEQLQLWATVSSALCGSVNNPQNEENQNTCMHVFPLVKTWLQEVALPRAELAQPICSFIGMTVANNPCAQQYFVSVGGLDSLSETLTRVLSQSAHSAPACKVAIVITKTLSACISNNEQLVPSLSKSMVIPGLLCLLSSPNLDPQDQLAVVLTIGHLTDACVEHQSQLLSTGGLPIMISLLTEASDEEVRKAAMFVLHTCKRITESLGAGMSTMSLEESDMKSHWQSAGEILQRIQLLEKKIGVKLWERDTEIQQPSNQKLASSVECKEAWWEGSVMRKVKGYHRVCGELHTTPAGTEQERPIPNEIPYSKENLQCVSTEECLSPAQVTHFEGPSWEKGNKRGNELMRENERNIERTGNQETSTQGCVKKRDMERKLQSERGAKRLKIIYQDSDEDGQKRLQHCSTPTEGGRDTQGPDIFRHPDPMKRSQCPHSHSDDEMSLCSELLDREIKRFRKLSSASKPSTLRCAGCVKNINEMDSHSFGAVLGSCRFQCDFHLVLQEAEDRFRRNQQLKRTRHTMTHSHIHTHDKNRKSTSEETEMRKRDKHRLSHQPSDRCIRLTPLRRPSEIYSPGIKKNHLKKTSEDCLPKNSSGRHRKRRNFSADELQYLNMGVKRFGHSWNSILWTYPFQSGRTNVDLAKKYQHIQA from the exons ATGGAAG CTACCAAGACAGATTTGCGTCTGTTACTGGAATGTCTAAAATACCAGATGAAATGGCCTGGATCACAGAAACAAGCTCTTCTCACTATCATCTCAATCTGCAAACAAAACG GTCAGTATGTGGAGTTCTTTAGAGAGATTGGGGGAATTACCTTCATCTATAACCTGTCAAAGTCCAGCACTTTCTCTCAGGTTAAAGAGACTGCTCTATTTACACTTGCATCCTTGGCTGAATTACATG AGAGCGTTAAGCAGTCACTGTGCAGAGAGGAGACGTTTTGTGACTTAGCGCAGCATCTGGAACAGAAAATGCCTCTGACGGAAAAAAGAGTAGCAGTGTACATGCTGTCTGTATTGGTTTCCAACAACA GATGTGGACAGACTCTTGCTAAGACCTCCAGGTGTATCGAAACCTTGCTCAATTTGTTCAG GCATAATTTTCCAGATCCTAACGCATCTTATGAGCAGCTACAGTTGTGGGCCACTGTGTCTAGTGCTCTCTGCGGCTCTGTCAACAATCCTCAGAATG AAGAGAATCAGAACACATGTATGCATGTGTTTCCCCTGGTGAAGACCTGGCTGCAGGAAGTGGCATTGCCCAGGGCAGAGCTGGCACAGCCTATATGCTCATTTATTGGCATGACTGTTGCAAACAATC CTTGTGCTCAGCAGTATTTTGTGTCAGTGGGAGGCCTagattcactctcagaaactcttACAAGAGTTTTGTCTCAGTCGGCACACAGTGCTCCTGCTTGTAAGGTGGCCATAGTAATCACTAAAACACTGTCTGCTTGCATCTCGAACaacg AGCAGTTGGTGCCTTCTTTATCAAAGTCGATGGTCATCCCAGGACTGCTGTGTCTGTTGTCCAGCCCAAACCTTGACCCACAGGACCAGCTCGCTGTGGTGTTGACGATTGGACACCTCACAGATGCCTGTG TAGAGCATCAATCTCAGTTGTTGTCGACAGGAGGTTTGCCTATTATGATTTCTCTGCTCACTGAGGCTAGTGATGAAGAGGTTAGAAAGGCAGCCATGTTCGTCCTGCACACCTGCAAGAGAATCA CTGAATCATTAGGCGCAGGCATGTCAACAATGAGTCTAGAGGAGAGTGACATGAAGAGTCATTGGCAGTCCGCCGGAGAAATCCTCCAGAGAATACAGCTCCTAGAGAAAAAG ATTGGTGTGAAACTGTGGGAAAGAGACACCGAAATCCAGCAGCCCAGCAATCAGAAGTTAGCCTCATCTGTGGAATGTAAAGAGGCATGGTGGGAAGGTTCTGTGATGCGAAAGGTGAAAGGTTACCATCGAGTATGTGGGGAGTTACACACAACCCCTGCAGGAACTGAGCAGGAACGACCAATCCCAAATGAAATACCATACAGTAAAGAGAACTTG CAGTGTGTCAGCACTGAAGAGTGTTTGAGTCCTGCCCAAGTCACTCACTTCGAAGGCCCTAGCTGGGAAAAAGGCAACAAGAGAGGGAATGAACTaatgagagagaatgagaggaatATTGAGAGAACTGGCAACCAAGAGACAAGCACACAGGGATGTGTGAAAAAGAGAGACATGGAGAGGAAATTACAGTCTGAAAGAGGGGCAAAgagattaaaaattatatatcaaGACTCAGATGAAGATGGCCAAAAACGTTTACAGCACTGCAGCACACCAACAGAGGGCGGCAGAGATACACAGGG CCCAGATATTTTCAGACATCCTGATCCCATGAAGAGAAGCCAGTGCCCACACAGTCATTCTGATG ATGAAATGTCTCTGTGCTCCGAGCTGTTAGACAGAGAAATTAAACGGTTTCGGAAGCTGTCATCTGCCTCTAAACCCAGCACTCTACGCTGTGCAG GTTgtgtgaaaaatataaatgaaatggaCAGTCATTCATTTGGTGCTGTGTTGGGTAGCTGCAGGTTTCAGTGTGACTTTCACCTGGTCCTGCAGGAGGCTGAGGATCGATTTAGGAGAAACCAGCAGTTAAAGAGGACTAGACACACTATGACACACAGTCACATCCACACAcatgacaaaaacagaaaaagCACTAGTGAAGAAACAGAGATGAGAAAGAGGGACAAACACAGGCTGAGTCACCAACCATCAGACAGAT GTATTAGGCTCACACCCTTGAGAAGACCGAGTGAAATATACA gCCCAGGCATAAAAAAGAACCACCTCAAGAAAACCTCAGAAGACTGTCTCCCAAAAAAT TCTTCAGGCAGACACAGAAAGAGGAGGAACTTTTCAGCTGATGAGTTGCAGTACCTCAACATGGGTGTGAAGAGGTTTGGTCACTCCTGGAACTCCATCCTCTGGACGTATCCCTTCCAGTCGGGACGCACCAATGTAGACCTGGCCAAGAAGTACCAACACATACAGGCATGA
- the LOC113100318 gene encoding telomere repeats-binding bouquet formation protein 1-like isoform X1, with the protein MEATKTDLRLLLECLKYQMKWPGSQKQALLTIISICKQNGQYVEFFREIGGITFIYNLSKSSTFSQVKETALFTLASLAELHESVKQSLCREETFCDLAQHLEQKMPLTEKRVAVYMLSVLVSNNRCGQTLAKTSRCIETLLNLFRHNFPDPNASYEQLQLWATVSSALCGSVNNPQNEENQNTCMHVFPLVKTWLQEVALPRAELAQPICSFIGMTVANNPCAQQYFVSVGGLDSLSETLTRVLSQSAHSAPACKVAIVITKTLSACISNNEQLVPSLSKSMVIPGLLCLLSSPNLDPQDQLAVVLTIGHLTDACVEHQSQLLSTGGLPIMISLLTEASDEEVRKAAMFVLHTCKRITESLGAGMSTMSLEESDMKSHWQSAGEILQRIQLLEKKIGVKLWERDTEIQQPSNQKLASSVECKEAWWEGSVMRKVKGYHRVCGELHTTPAGTEQERPIPNEIPYSKENLQCVSTEECLSPAQVTHFEGPSWEKGNKRGNELMRENERNIERTGNQETSTQGCVKKRDMERKLQSERGAKRLKIIYQDSDEDGQKRLQHCSTPTEGGRDTQGPDIFRHPDPMKRSQCPHSHSDDEMSLCSELLDREIKRFRKLSSASKPSTLRCAGCVKNINEMDSHSFGAVLGSCRFQCDFHLVLQEAEDRFRRNQQLKRTRHTMTHSHIHTHDKNRKSTSEETEMRKRDKHRLSHQPSDRCIRLTPLRRPSEIYSPGIKKNHLKKTSEDCLPKNSSGRHRKRRNFSADELQYLNMGVKRFGHSWNSILWTYPFQSGRTNVDLAKKYQHIQTESQSTGSV; encoded by the exons ATGGAAG CTACCAAGACAGATTTGCGTCTGTTACTGGAATGTCTAAAATACCAGATGAAATGGCCTGGATCACAGAAACAAGCTCTTCTCACTATCATCTCAATCTGCAAACAAAACG GTCAGTATGTGGAGTTCTTTAGAGAGATTGGGGGAATTACCTTCATCTATAACCTGTCAAAGTCCAGCACTTTCTCTCAGGTTAAAGAGACTGCTCTATTTACACTTGCATCCTTGGCTGAATTACATG AGAGCGTTAAGCAGTCACTGTGCAGAGAGGAGACGTTTTGTGACTTAGCGCAGCATCTGGAACAGAAAATGCCTCTGACGGAAAAAAGAGTAGCAGTGTACATGCTGTCTGTATTGGTTTCCAACAACA GATGTGGACAGACTCTTGCTAAGACCTCCAGGTGTATCGAAACCTTGCTCAATTTGTTCAG GCATAATTTTCCAGATCCTAACGCATCTTATGAGCAGCTACAGTTGTGGGCCACTGTGTCTAGTGCTCTCTGCGGCTCTGTCAACAATCCTCAGAATG AAGAGAATCAGAACACATGTATGCATGTGTTTCCCCTGGTGAAGACCTGGCTGCAGGAAGTGGCATTGCCCAGGGCAGAGCTGGCACAGCCTATATGCTCATTTATTGGCATGACTGTTGCAAACAATC CTTGTGCTCAGCAGTATTTTGTGTCAGTGGGAGGCCTagattcactctcagaaactcttACAAGAGTTTTGTCTCAGTCGGCACACAGTGCTCCTGCTTGTAAGGTGGCCATAGTAATCACTAAAACACTGTCTGCTTGCATCTCGAACaacg AGCAGTTGGTGCCTTCTTTATCAAAGTCGATGGTCATCCCAGGACTGCTGTGTCTGTTGTCCAGCCCAAACCTTGACCCACAGGACCAGCTCGCTGTGGTGTTGACGATTGGACACCTCACAGATGCCTGTG TAGAGCATCAATCTCAGTTGTTGTCGACAGGAGGTTTGCCTATTATGATTTCTCTGCTCACTGAGGCTAGTGATGAAGAGGTTAGAAAGGCAGCCATGTTCGTCCTGCACACCTGCAAGAGAATCA CTGAATCATTAGGCGCAGGCATGTCAACAATGAGTCTAGAGGAGAGTGACATGAAGAGTCATTGGCAGTCCGCCGGAGAAATCCTCCAGAGAATACAGCTCCTAGAGAAAAAG ATTGGTGTGAAACTGTGGGAAAGAGACACCGAAATCCAGCAGCCCAGCAATCAGAAGTTAGCCTCATCTGTGGAATGTAAAGAGGCATGGTGGGAAGGTTCTGTGATGCGAAAGGTGAAAGGTTACCATCGAGTATGTGGGGAGTTACACACAACCCCTGCAGGAACTGAGCAGGAACGACCAATCCCAAATGAAATACCATACAGTAAAGAGAACTTG CAGTGTGTCAGCACTGAAGAGTGTTTGAGTCCTGCCCAAGTCACTCACTTCGAAGGCCCTAGCTGGGAAAAAGGCAACAAGAGAGGGAATGAACTaatgagagagaatgagaggaatATTGAGAGAACTGGCAACCAAGAGACAAGCACACAGGGATGTGTGAAAAAGAGAGACATGGAGAGGAAATTACAGTCTGAAAGAGGGGCAAAgagattaaaaattatatatcaaGACTCAGATGAAGATGGCCAAAAACGTTTACAGCACTGCAGCACACCAACAGAGGGCGGCAGAGATACACAGGG CCCAGATATTTTCAGACATCCTGATCCCATGAAGAGAAGCCAGTGCCCACACAGTCATTCTGATG ATGAAATGTCTCTGTGCTCCGAGCTGTTAGACAGAGAAATTAAACGGTTTCGGAAGCTGTCATCTGCCTCTAAACCCAGCACTCTACGCTGTGCAG GTTgtgtgaaaaatataaatgaaatggaCAGTCATTCATTTGGTGCTGTGTTGGGTAGCTGCAGGTTTCAGTGTGACTTTCACCTGGTCCTGCAGGAGGCTGAGGATCGATTTAGGAGAAACCAGCAGTTAAAGAGGACTAGACACACTATGACACACAGTCACATCCACACAcatgacaaaaacagaaaaagCACTAGTGAAGAAACAGAGATGAGAAAGAGGGACAAACACAGGCTGAGTCACCAACCATCAGACAGAT GTATTAGGCTCACACCCTTGAGAAGACCGAGTGAAATATACA gCCCAGGCATAAAAAAGAACCACCTCAAGAAAACCTCAGAAGACTGTCTCCCAAAAAAT TCTTCAGGCAGACACAGAAAGAGGAGGAACTTTTCAGCTGATGAGTTGCAGTACCTCAACATGGGTGTGAAGAGGTTTGGTCACTCCTGGAACTCCATCCTCTGGACGTATCCCTTCCAGTCGGGACGCACCAATGTAGACCTGGCCAAGAAGTACCAACACATACAG ACAGAAAGCCAAAGCACAGGATCTGTCTGA
- the LOC113100323 gene encoding pyruvate dehydrogenase [acetyl-transferring]-phosphatase 2, mitochondrial-like produces MSGYLRSRLLLYTSGKHLTSFFAPSQHVLSDKRCRTCCPHPSQARSFSSRRGRSDGRSGQEGENTLHAPRREVDFQLSRLQINTVLRANEQAVRIPEFDGRSGSSPVLRFESNQLSANTPLEDRRSSASCLQTRGLLFGVFDGHGGHACAQVVSERLPYYIAVSMMSESVLEDLEAAMETLRPVPPILQWYKHRNDYNYRESAALYVDHLRVYWQELLSSEEHGNGMCPADALIYAFQRLDTDLSLEAQVPLANDLMRNTAIQAAFAGCTACVAHIGPEGVHVANAGDCRAVLGVQEHDGSWSALPLTQDHNAANVAEVERIWQQHPASERHSVIVDDRLLGVLMPLRAFGDVRFKWSRELQQSVLENGDSDSEALNLYQYAPPNYLTPPYLEATPEVTYHRLRPQDRFLILASDGLWDEMTSDEAVRLVAEHLTGIHLQAPVSASQLNLGQMHQLLLQRRARATPALDLNGATHLIRHALGTNEYAEMDQERLATMLALPSDLARMYRDDITVTVIYFNPNFSKTTN; encoded by the coding sequence ATGTCTGGCTATTTGCGTTCAAGACTCCTCCTTTACACTAGTGGAAAACATCTGACCAGTTTCTTTGCACCCAGCCAGCATGTTTTATCTGATAAACGGTGTAGAACCTGCTGCCCACATCCTTCTCAAGCCCGGAGCTTCTCTTCCCGTCGTGGTCGATCGGATGGAAGATCAGGACAGGAAGGAGAAAACACACTGCATGCTCCAAGACGTGAAGTAGACTTCCAGCTGAGCCGGCTGCAGATCAACACAGTTCTGCGTGCTAATGAGCAGGCTGTTCGTATTCCAGAGTTTGATGGCCGTAGTGGTTCCAGTCCAGTGCTGAGGTTTGAAAGTAACCAGCTTTCAGCCAATACTCCACTAGAGGACCGGCGCAGCAGTGCCAGCTGCCTCCAGACTCGTGGCTTGCTTTTTGGCGTGTTTGATGGACACGGTGGACATGCATGCGCTCAAGTGGTCAGCGAGCGTCTGCCTTATTACATTGCTGTATCGATGATGTCAGAGTCCGTCCTGGAGGATCTAGAGGCTGCCATGGAGACCTTACGACCCGTGCCGCCCATTCTACAGTGGTACAAGCACCGTAATGACTACAACTACAGGGAATCAGCAGCCCTCTATGTTGATCATTTACGTGTTTACTGGCAGGAGCTTCTGTCGAGTGAAGAACATGGAAATGGCATGTGTCCCGCAGATGCTCTCATCTATGCATTCCAACGACTGGACACAGATCTTTCTCTTGAGGCACAGGTGCCGCTCGCAAATGACCTGATGCGGAACACAGCCATCCAGGCCGCCTTCGCTGGATGCACGGCTTGTGTGGCTCACATTGGACCAGAAGGTGTGCATGTTGCAAATGCAGGAGACTGTCGGGCAGTTTTGGGCGTCCAGGAGCATGATGGGAGCTGGAGTGCTTTGCCACTCACACAAGACCACAACGCTGCCAATGTAGCCGAGGTGGAGCGTATATGGCAGCAGCATCCGGCTAGTGAACGGCATTCTGTAATCGTAGACGACAGGTTGCTCGGGGTCCTGATGCCGTTACGTGCGTTTGGAGACGTTCGCTTCAAATGGAGTCGTGAGCTGCAGCAGAGTGTTCTGGAGAATGGAGACTCTGATTCAGAAGCACTGAATCTTTATCAATACGCTCCACCTAATTATCTCACTCCACCCTATTTAGAGGCGACTCCAGAAGTCACCTACCACCGGCTTCGACCCCAGGACCGGTTTTTGATTTTGGCTTCTGATGGGCTCTGGGACGAGATGACCAGTGATGAGGCGGTCAGGCTTGTGGCAGAACATCTGACTGGTATTCATCTGCAAGCTCCAGTTTCGGCCAGCCAGCTCAACTTGGGACAAATGCACCAGCTGCTGCTGCAGCGACGGGCCAGAGCAACACCCGCTTTGGATTTGAACGGAGCCACACATTTGATTCGCCATGCACTGGGCACAAATGAGTATGCAGAGATGGACCAGGAGAGACTGGCAACCATGCTGGCTCTGCCTAGCGATTTAGCACGCATGTACCGAGATGACATCACTGTCACCGTGATTTATTTTAACCCTAATTTTAGCAAAACCACAAACTAA
- the LOC113100319 gene encoding uncharacterized protein LOC113100319, with amino-acid sequence MGAKLSRKKSEAGIGAETTGPAVQETETAEGSPVADNAEQKCSEGEIQEESKPAEEKSDSSTSVLQSLTQAVGETVTAVTEQIAAPVEDVVNKGIEAVESALASVSLIEKEPEQKSEPVVDLADSDVLQEPSLLDDLLKSPLSEALISGVTMVSEAITSGGVEEKISNSAPAENEDLLDCLGKMETPSVDLLDCKLTNESTKPNSDPSFTLEDMGQNAAE; translated from the coding sequence ATGGGAGCAAAGCTCAGTCGGAAGAAGAGTGAAGCAGGGATAGGAGCAGAGACGACAGGTCCAGCTGTGCAAGAGACTGAAACGGCAGAGGGCTCACCTGTGGCTGACAATGCAGAGCAAAAATGTTCTGAAGGTGAGATTCAAGAAGAGAGCAAGCCTGCAGAAGAGAAGTCCGACTCTTCAACCAGTGTTCTGCAAAGCCTTACACAAGCTGTAGGAGAAACGGTCACCGCAGTCACTGAACAGATAGCCGCACCAGTGGAAGATGTTGTAAACAAAGGTATCGAGGCAGTGGAGTCCGCACTGGCCTCCGTCAGCCTGATCGAGAAAGAGCCTGAACAGAAGTCTGAACCTGTGGTAGATCTTGCTGATTCTGATGTTCTCCAAGAACCCAGCCTCTTGGATGACCTCCTGAAATCTCCACTTTCAGAAGCCCTCATTTCTGGAGTCACTATGGTGAGTGAAGCCATAACCAGTGGGGGAGTGGAAGAGAAAATTAGTAATTCTGCACCAGCTGAGAACGAGGATTTGTTGGATTGTCTAGGGAAGATGGAGACGCCCTCAGTGGACCTTCTGGACTGTAAACTGACCAATGAATCCACAAAACCTAACTCAGATCCATCATTTACTTTGGAAGATATGGGACAGAACGCAGCTGAATAA
- the LOC113100333 gene encoding neuropilin and tolloid-like protein 2: MHEALVLLILIEEGFALAQKTQALPQNVAVEDKKPAHCGTMIQTANGGSFSSPNYPNTYPPNKECVYILEAHPRKRIQLVFDDIYYIEPSFECRFDNVEIRDGPFVFSPLINRYCGAKSPGIVTSSGRFMWIRFTSDEELEGLGFRVEYSYTADPDFHLHIGGLLNPIPDCQFEMSGSDGIIRSSQVEEENKVKSGEALDCIWTIRAPPMSKIYLRFLDYQLENSNECKKNFVAIYEGSNAIEDLKAKYCSTVANDVTLDNTVGVVRMWADESSKMSRFRLLFTVFAEPPCLANTFFCHSNMCINNTLVCNGVQNCMFPWDENNCKEKKSKSFFQHMNKTHGTVIGVASGVVLLLLIISVFIQMKQPRKKVLSRKGLQEVLEPPQYELFSVREAELSEDLSEELESLQKLRRSSSVSRCVHEHHCGAPSSAASYVMASRVHRLSQPSDEMSTVVGARGWGSFHGRRSSSHSHAFTDDPRAHAYSAQSLQEALENEELEGRVMEEIGYNDLITRGHNVVMERNHANPVQHRSLSMDF, from the exons ATGCATGAGG CCTTGGTTCTGCTTATCCTGATAGAGGAGGGTTTCGCATTGGCTCAGAAAACTCAAG CTTTGCCTCAGAATGTAGCTGTTGAGGATAAGAAACCTGCTCACTGCGGAACTATGATCCAGACGGCAAATGGAGGATCATTCAGTTCTCCAAACTACCCCAACACTTACCCACCAAACAAGGAGTGCGTGTACATACTGGAGG CCCATCCACGGAAGAGAATACAACTTGTCTTCGATGACATCTACTACATCGAGCCGTCCTTTGAGTGCCGCTTTGATAACGTTGAAATCCGTGATGGGCCGTTTGTTTTCTCTCCGTTGATTAATCGATACTGCGGAGCAAAGAGTCCAGGAATCGTCACCTCCTCCGGACGCTTCATGTGGATCAGGTTTACCAGCGATGAGGAGCTGGAGGGCCTGGGCTTCAGGGTGGAGTATTCATATACTGCAG ATCCTGACTTTCATCTCCATATTGGGGGACTCTTGAATCCCATTCcag ACTGTCAGTTTGAAATGTCTGGATCAGATGGTATAATCAGATCTAGTCAAGTTGAGGAGGAAAATAAGGTGAAATCAGGGGAAGCACTGGATTGTATTTGGACCATACGAGCTCCACCGATGTCTAAG atCTATCTCCGCTTTCTGGACTATCAGCTGGAGAACTCAAATGAGTGTAAGAAGAACTTTGTTGCAATCTATGAAGGCAGTAATGCCATTGAAGACCTCAAGGCCAAGTACTGCAGCACCGTTGCCAACGACGTCACGCTTGACAACACTGTGGGAGTGGTCAGAATGTGGGCCGACGAGAGCAGCAAAATGAGCCGCTTCCGTCTGCTCTTCACGGTCTTTGCTGAAC CTCCGTGTTTGGCCAACACATTCTTCTGTCACAGTAACATGTGCATCAACAACACTCTGGTTTGTAACGGCGTTCAGAATTGTATGTTCCCCTGGGATGAGAACAACTGTAAAG AAAAGAAGTCCAAAAGTTTCTTCCAACATATGAATAAAACTCATGGCACTGTGATTGGAGTGGCGTCTGGCGTGGTCTTGCTTCTTCTCATCATATCTGTATTTATACAAATGAAGCAGCCAAGAAAAAAG GTTTTGAGCCGTAAAGGTTTGCAGGAAGTGCTGGAGCCTCCTCAGTACGAGCTGTTCTCCGTGAGGGAAGCGGAGCTGTCGGAGGATCTGTCGGAGGAGCTGGAGAGTCTGCAGAAACTCCGCCGCTCCTCCAGCGTGTCCCGCTGCGTCCACGAGCATCACTGTGGCGCTCCGAGCAGCGCTGCCTCCTATGTCATGGCAAGTAGAGTCCATCGTCTCTCTCAGCCGTCTGATGAGATGAGTACGGTTGTTGGAGCCAGAGGCTGGGGCAGTTTCCATGGACGCAGGAGCAGCTCACACTCGCACGCTTTCACGGACGACCCGCGAGCTCACGCTTACAGCGCGCAGAGTCTGCAAGAGGCACTTGAAAATGAGGAGCTGGAGGGACGGGTGATGGAGGAGATCGGCTACAATGATTTAATCACCCGTGGACACAACGTTGTGATGGAACGGAACCATGCCAACCCTGTCCAACACCGCTCCCTCTCTATGGACTTCTGA